The genomic window TGCCTATGGCGCGGCCCAGGTCATCCGCGGCGTGGCGCCCAACACGCTCTACGACGTGCGGGTGGCGCCGGCGAACGGCCAGGGCGCCGGCGTCTGGTCGGCCTTCGTCAGCGCCACGACCGGCCCACGCACGCCGCTCTGGTCGGACCTGGTGGTGACGAGCGACAACGGCAACACGGTCGATACCGCCCGGGTGCAGATGCTGTTCTTCACCGTGATCGGCGCGTTGTTCGTGGCGCTCAAGGTCATCACGAACAACCAGATCCCGGAGATTCCCGCCGGCTTCCTCCTGCTGATGGGCATCAGCAACGGCGTCTATCTGGCGGCGAAGTTCGTGCCGGGATAAGTCTCAGGCGATCGAGATCCTGGGCGCAGGGCGCGGCGCCGTGCCGGAGAGCTTCTCCCAGACGCGGGCGGCGATCTGCATATAGGCCTGGGCAAGCGGCGAGGACGGGTCTTCGACCACGATCGGCGTGCCGGCGTCCGACGTCTCGCGGATGCGGATGTCGAGCGGGATCTCGCCCAGGAACTCGGCACCCAGCTTCTCCGCCTCCTGGCGCGCGCCGCCGTGGCTGAAGATGTCGGTGCGATGGCCACAGTTCGGGCAGCAGAAATAGCTCATGTTCTCGATGAAGCCGAGGACAGGCACCTCGACCTTGTGGAACATGTTCAAGCCCTTGCGCGCGTCAAGCAGGGCGATGTCCTGCGGCGTCGACACGATGATGGCGCCGGCGAGCGGCACCTGCTGCGCCATGGTCAGCTGCGCGTCACCGGTGCCGGGCGGCATGTCGACCAGCAGGATGTCGAGTTCGCCCCAGGCGACGTCGCGCAGCATCTGCTGGAGCGCGCCCATGACCATCGGCCCGCGCCAGATCGTCGCGGTGTCCTCGGGCACGAGGAAGCCGATCGACATGGTGACGATGCCGTGCTTCTGCATCGGCTCCAGGATCTTGCCGTCGGGCGAGCGCGGCCGGCCCGAGATGCCGAGCATGCGCGGCTGCGAGGGGCCATAGACGTCGGCATCGAGCAGCCCGACCTTGAGGCCCTGGGCTGCGAGTGCCACCGCGAGGTTGGTCGTGGTCGTCGACTTGCCGACACCGCCCTTGCCGGACGCGACCGCGACGATGGCGCGGGCACCCGGCACCAGCGCCGGGCGAGGCGCCGCATGGGCGGGGGCATGGTCGTGGCCGTGACCGGACGAGCGGATGACCGGCGGGCGCGTGCCGGTCAGCACTGCGCTCACCGACAGGACGCCCGGGATCGCCTCGACGGCGCGCTCGGCCGCCTTGCGCACGGCTTCGAATTGAGATGCACGCGCCGGCTCGATCTCGATCGAAAACACGACATTGCCATCGCGGATGGCGATGCCGGAGACCATGCCGAGGCTGACGAGATCGCGGCCGCGCGCCGGGTCCATCACCCCCTTGAGCGCCGTCAAAACCTGCTGTTCGCCGAAACTCGCCATCGAAACAACCTTTCCCATCGTCACTTACTGGACACGCCCGCGTCGTCACCCTGATATAAGGGCCGGATCGCCGACCGCACAATCGGGTGCTGTCTTCTTAAGTGCCCCTTGGGGCCGGGTTTATCGAGGTTCTTTCGGACATGCCGTGGAACGGGCAGGGGGGCGGCGGTGGCGGCCCCTGGGGCGGTAACGGGGGACCGGGTCCCTGGGGCAAGGCACCTTCGGGCGGCGGCAAGGGCAAAGGACCGCAGCCGCCCAATCTCGACGAGCTCTTGCGGCGCGGGCAGGATCGGCTGCGCGGCCTCGTGCCCGGTACCGACAACGGCGGCGGCCGGCTGGCGGCCAT from Aliidongia dinghuensis includes these protein-coding regions:
- a CDS encoding fibronectin type III domain-containing protein, with the protein product APAVPPAGAPAGPVANLTAGGDAGNGGILRLAWSPVVGANRYHVQYRMHDSDESWHSDRDAYGAAQVIRGVAPNTLYDVRVAPANGQGAGVWSAFVSATTGPRTPLWSDLVVTSDNGNTVDTARVQMLFFTVIGALFVALKVITNNQIPEIPAGFLLLMGISNGVYLAAKFVPG
- the apbC gene encoding iron-sulfur cluster carrier protein ApbC; this encodes MASFGEQQVLTALKGVMDPARGRDLVSLGMVSGIAIRDGNVVFSIEIEPARASQFEAVRKAAERAVEAIPGVLSVSAVLTGTRPPVIRSSGHGHDHAPAHAAPRPALVPGARAIVAVASGKGGVGKSTTTTNLAVALAAQGLKVGLLDADVYGPSQPRMLGISGRPRSPDGKILEPMQKHGIVTMSIGFLVPEDTATIWRGPMVMGALQQMLRDVAWGELDILLVDMPPGTGDAQLTMAQQVPLAGAIIVSTPQDIALLDARKGLNMFHKVEVPVLGFIENMSYFCCPNCGHRTDIFSHGGARQEAEKLGAEFLGEIPLDIRIRETSDAGTPIVVEDPSSPLAQAYMQIAARVWEKLSGTAPRPAPRISIA